ggcaaTAGttacgtttttgaaaaaaacacaCAATTGTAGCGAAATAGAATTATTTTGTGCTAAGCGGCCACGGGCTTCGTGCGAGAACGCGGAACCGTTTTAAACATGACGTAAAATAAGTTGATTAAAGTTAATTACGAATTTTAttgcagatttttttatttgcggatccgcagcgctggatccagcgctggctgctggatccagcagaccGAAAAatgcgctggatccagctggattgctggatgctggatccagcaattgcaatccctaactgtaggctattctccttatactgatcaacatttattcagtgacttttaaaaattatgaagtctttaaatttttaatttttcatacaaaataaatattagcttcaatgtacgccattattgttgtcattgacgttgtctgtcacactttagacttaacagaattcgcaatacattacctcttagaaaaaacttttaagggtgataaaaatcaaaatacaagttatttttaaaagtcaccgaacaaatgttgatcagtataagtgcgttttcacattatccgatccgatatcggatgtcggaccgatatcccattcattacaggcgccatcttggattttttctattgaaatgcttccgacatccgatatcggatcggatagtgtgaaaacggcttaaggagaatggcctagagttcaattcttcgcctttgttacaggccccactctgtatatatacctagaaaacatcatcatcttccttgcgttatcccggcatttgccacggctcatgggagcctgcggtccactttgacaactaatcccaagatttggcgtaggcactagtttttacgaaagcgactgccatctgacctttcaacccaaagggtaaactagaccttattggaataagtccggtttcctcacgatgttttccttcaccgaaaagaacctagaaaacatatcatatacaaaataaaataaaactaagaaaacggattatattcattatacgcgatataatctgattccataaatttatttcatgagtaactatcgcggtgacagaagacaatattatatacacaatttattatattataaaagttttttaatttatttcttccaaggctacacacgttttaataaaaactgtgataagtttaataattaaactaaaaggtcaagtatttatgcacgaaatcatgtatgcaaatatgtaatatatatggtggtgtttttacgcaagtatcaataatggttagtccgcaacgctactgacggcgtggcggtaccgaccatgaatgctatccctttcgctctagccgcacgtaaggttggttcgaagaggatggcacgctatgtctgtaccgcaggctacaatcgttatgcttctggttatagtgtgcgtctgcacacaggcgcacgcgaGCGCCGCcagcgtcgaaatgcgagcaagcagattttttaaaagcgctcttaaaaggagtttatcattttagcaatgtcccgtttacctgcagtacctgcactaagtttcaagagcaattcaatttgttaaatgaataaaagacaactgtatgatattgtaaccatttatttgcagcatgcataaaaaacctcgttataagttatgttacaaattaacatatttaaacttaatataatattctaacattagtgaaaactaacataacattaatatgaaacaataaaattcgctttttacattgcaacaaatcaatttgctataccgacacggcgaaaggtgtcgctcttggatatccaaagttattcgtattattactataatacactattaaaataatgtttttattaccgagttatataaggttaaaaacggttgacattgacagttcttacaaaaagaaacacggatttcatttattattcgccaagcaagtgaaaatagcaatctttatttatttaatacttcaaaaattcaaaatacatttaggattgtttgacataataattttctctctttccgcttgattccgttcttcttaaaatttatttttctttttttgtgcgtttggttttcgacagttgtattattaatattaatattacgagtgtagtgctctatatcgacggtggttctacatcgataaatggttatatgtacttatgtgtaggtcagtcctccttttctgtatgtaaaacttctggatttgaagggtctgaatgaattggtacagcagaatacttatatatcatacattttttttttctttaaactagaatcaatatagagatctttgttaacaatttctggtaaaatcaggtgcatcattgcttaaaattgtattaactaggttaaatttaagtttgtttctctgttgtttgtatgaattggagcggataaatcaagataaagcttcattttggatgatacatatgttgtcattttacaatttttacatgctaggtatagagttcttcttctttcgagtcatcacttgtagtttcaatgcgtctgcgacggaatagtcaaaaaccttctttccttatatcaagatgagaagcattttacgaatgattaaagaagtaaacgttgttcgattttgttacaacgaaggataaacccaaattcgatgatcgtcagcaacggttttagcttggaccagtaaaagggagttttaaaattgatgtattttcgtcagcattgaaaattaaagcagaaacgttcgacATGGCTAAGTTAGGTattctgaggtatcaatctcaaaaattcttgaaacaatacacaacgatagaatgttccttggtaaagatcgagttgagcaatccccttctgttctacatttactaaacttactgctggtgtgatgacttgtggtcggtttttcggtattcattttattcgcagatctctgttatcatttgtatcctgaagttcgtaacaagcctaaaagaaataacattaattaatttgatttttgactgcattattaaatcagcttgacggtaattgcgcaagtaatccatacctacataggtactaaaacattgtaaggtaaataaatgcttacaaaatgtatgtggctatggcaatgcctacatagcaataggatggtacaatgtaatttcttgacttttttgtttacgcttttatttgtacacaatagttttaactgggctcttgatcgaataacttatgagttaggtatttacttgtcgcggcaaacgtgtgataatatgttagcaaaacgcaagttgtgcttgaaaaaaaccttaaaaaaaagatatttaatacttacctggtcttcggtttcttaacattttaaggagaaaatgttcattcaccggtcactacagccttcgcacaaccttctgcgcgcgagccgctcggccgactgtcggactggcgcaataactttggaaggtatacttttacaactagcggggttttagcgtagctttgctggtttgtcctgtttcagtgtggcattatgaatattttttagtaataaattcaccgtaaagcgcagtaactaggttttagtgatgtatttgtaaccgaaattacaatgaaagtctttaaatacacggttaaaggactttagccgtgtttaagcgtagtattttatttaaaaaattgaatgttataaaatgtaataacgcaattaaacggctttaatgggaatttatgaagcttatgtcaagtaacgttgttatagttatgtatcgtgtgataaaactatgaagataaacaactgctaagcgctttaatataagttatagaagacaaatgtgggtttgcggttttatactattgaaaagggttataaaatagtgcacttagcgaggtatgtcgactctgtatctcggtaactaaaaatgataaaaatatgattccaagaccagtcgatggggaattctttcctatttaagaatatttatccaaatgaaaactggtaatatgcagcttagaggggttTTAGTGATCGGACGGCAGATTTTTACTAGTTTATGGCAAAATGGTTTGCCAATCCATAGCTAAATGTTTTAAATCTTATTAATACTAAAAGATTTTCGCGCAATCTCTTTATTCCCGTTTCAATTTAAGGTCCTGTAAGCAATTGCCCATAAGGAACTGTACGAACATATATCTAACTACCAACTTTTCGACGAAAACTCTTCTCATTGCTCCAGTGTTGCCCGCGATAGATCATGCAGATGTGTGTTACTCTAATATTAGCCAGGATATACTCAACAAAGTTCATAGGTATTTCAGCTCCGTAAAGATTATCAAAACGAATTGGATTCCTATTACTTAATGAACGAAGGTCCATAAGAATTCTGTACACCATTTATTCGATAATGTTTGATTGCGTTATTCTCAAAGTCTTCAGTTGGTTACTCCTCAACACTCGGTATTTTCCCAATTTTTTTGCCCTCCAGAGACTTGATCTTTGGAATAATATCCCTTATTGGGTCAATTGCAGAAAATATGTACCTTTCAATAAATTTTGTGTCCCGTGAAAACCAGGTCGATTGAAAAATATATCACGAGAGAAAAACATAACATAAAATATATCACGAGAGAAAAACATAAGGTAAGCACAggcgattttttttaaacgaatgtAACGTAAGTATTCACTTCTTATGAGCTCGAGGACATTGCTTATACTgggataaattataaataaataattaaatattaataaatattatagtataaTTGTAATGATGTACATTTTGTATGcaatggttgtctattgtttgcccgacagtcatttaacataatattcatttgcccgaatctaacttgcctgaatttcatttgcccgaatgatttgtttaccataaaaatcatatgacatactcgttgtttatccgaatattaccttccataatcatacaatgccatactatttgttagccatattattaagtgcaataatatggtttcatagaatattcaaacgccataagcaattattgccatattaattgttgcccatattattacctaacctaacctactttctgatagcagtttcattttccaggggtcacagttctaacctaacctaacctacttttccagcagtttcgttctccagggggtcacagttctaacctaacctaacctactttctgatagcagtttcattttccagggggtcgcagttctaacctaacctaacctactgtctgatagtattttcattttccgggggtcacagttctaacctaacctaacctacttttcaagcagtttccttttccagaggttcacagttctaacctaacctaacctactttctgatagcagtttcattttccaggggtcacagttctaacctaacctaacctactttctgatagcagtttcattctctagtccttctagtacctattatagtagttttcgattctgccaaagcacattatggaaattgacttttctggacgctaatttgtatgacaaatgatggtatggaatgtggtaattacggatttcgatgattctgacaaatgacattatggaaactgactttatgggaaacaaagtttctggcactagattaatatagtaaacaatgattatggcataagatgttatgagaaacaatattatgattgttgaataggatggcaaataaaattatggcaaatgaaattctggcaaatgggggtatcccattaAGTTCATTAGCTATAAGTATGTGGAAGTGTTTTATGTTACATAACGACGAGCGATATTTACATTCCTGCGTTACCTAAATTTCATACAGAATGCTCATACTACATATACAGATTGTTttgggaaaataaataaagaaacccAGAAATAAGTTTAATTATTACTACTGCTGCTTCGCAGACCGATCAACTGGTGAGTAAATTATTTAGGTAGTCAGCAATAATTTTGCCCTTTTTGTCAGAAACTTATTAGgctaatgtatgtatgtagtttgtgattttaaattaaaaaaatatacaaatgggTTTTAAATACTTTCGTTTATTTGATCAGCATTCTATAAGTTTATCGTTAGTAAGTACTACAACTTGAAGTTAACTGATAGAATTAACTAAAAGTTTCTAGAAGGGCTTCAGCGTCTGCAGCCGCAGCCGCAGCCAGAGCCGCCCTGCACGCTGGTGATGGCCACGTTCCCGCAGGAGCCGCAGCTGTAGTCCACGCACGTGGAACCGCTGGTATCGTATTCGCCAGAGAACTGTACGGCGCTCAGGTACGGCAGCTCCCCGCTCACGTCCAAGTTTCCGTCAAGGCTGAGGTCGGAGGAGACGGCGATGCCGGAGGGGGAGATGGGGCCGATGCTGGTGATGAGGAAGTCGCCGCCGCTGGTGGGGATGTTGATGGAGTTAGCGTAGACGTTGCTAGAGCCCCCATAGCTGCCGCATGAACAGCCACATTTTTGGGCCGAGATAGCCTGAAACATAATAAATGGTTTAAAGGAGGTTGTACGTATTTAGATATACCCATCATGTTAATATCAAATGAGCATTCTTTAGTCTAATATCAATCTTTTAGCTGGCTAATTTCTAATCTGATAGACGAATCTAAATTGCTTTTTTCGCTATACACATAGTGAATATTTAAAAACGTTTTTTGGTTCATTGGAAGTTTTTAAAGACGTTCACCTAAAGTTTCACGTGAAATGTGgcatttaaaacaaaataataatgattgACTGATTACATTTCGTATCAAAACTTGAGTGAAACTGACGATGAACAAAacctcaaaaatcaaaaatcttCTGCATTAATATTCaaaacttattacatttttttttaataagtattatagatttgGTTTGGTTTTGATGTCCATTGTGGATGGAAACTCAAAGGATATTGCATGTAGGTAAAAGAGGATAGTAATACATTTTAGCTTTTTAAAATATAAGAATAGCGTTGTTTAAGCTTGACATcaaatatataacttacctgGACCAGAAGAAGAGCGGCGCAGAGGACCACAACCTTGAATGCCATTGTAATGGTTGCTGTAGTAAGGACCTTACTAAAGTATGATCTTCACTAAGAACTGTTGGTTCTTTTATAGTTATTACTACTGTTTCGTCAACTTAAGATAACATTTTACTCACTTTAATAGTCACGTATGTCCAAGTGTTCTTAAATTATTCTATACTTAGTTGATAACGTGGTACGGCCACGTGTTTTTTTGAAATGCTATTGTTATTCTTATCACTGTTTTCATTGGTTTATTATAAAAGCTGGTCTTCAAGAGTATGTGACATAGTTTTTTCGACCTTCGAATAAACAACATCAAACATGTCTCCTTACGCCGTGTTGGTCCTCTGCATCCAGATTTGTCTGATCCAAGTAAGTTTGCTGCTTTATCCATATTTTATGACCCAATGTCAACTagtgtaacaaataacatacttaaatagaaaaaaaccggccaagagcgtgtcgggccacgctcagtgtagggttccgtagttttccgtatttttctcaaaaactactgaacctatcaagttcaaaataattttcctagaaagtctttataaagttctacttttgtgatttttttcatattttttaaacatacggttcaaaagttagagggggggggacgcactttttttttccttttggagcgattatttccgaaaatactaatattatcaaaaaaacatctcagtaaacccttattaatttttaaatacctatccaacaatatatcacacgttggggttggaatgaaaaaaaatatcagcccccactttacatgtagggggggtaccctaataaaacatttttttccattttttatatttgcactttgtcggcgtgattgaaatacatattggtaccaaatttcagctttctagtgctaacggttactgagattatccgcggacggacggacggacggacggacggacggacggacagacagacatggcgaaactataagggttcctagttgactacggaaccctaaaaatgatcaTGATTCATCAATAGAATGACCAtgatgaattatttattttgttattaattatttatgtagTCATCGTTGTTCCtaagttaacttttttgtactatttttttttctttttctatcTCATAGTCCTAATTTACGTCTTTTATTGACCTTGATAgttctaaatttattttgttcatttatttgtaataatGTGGTCCACTGAaggtaaataatttaaatatgtataaagaGGAAGAGTTACATATTCTATAAAGAACTACTTAAGTATTAAGAGGAATTAAATAGCATGAATTTGATaaatgaatctgaatctgaatctgataTTGTTAAATTTcacaattatatattatatgtagtaACTTATTTGACCTTGTATACATTTCCTAGTACCGTACCGTAGTATgtgcttataaataaaatacctatttcTAATACGACGCAGACATTGTATAGTACAAAATTGAATCCTTGTtaacttatatgtatatattttccTTCAACAGTCCGTGTTCAGCCAGAGCTACGGCTGTTGCGGCTCTAGCTCCGGTTCTTACGGCATCAGCAGCGGCTCCTACGGCGGCGGCTGCGGCTCATACGGCGGGCAGGGCTGCGGGCAGGTGGGCGTGGACGGCATCATCCAAGCGTGCGGCAACACCTGCGTCCAGGGCTCCGTGCCTGTAATCGGCGAGGTCTGCTTCGACGGCTGCGTGGATGCTTGCGGATCCGTCTCGGTCTGCGGACAGTGCTGCGGATGCGGATGCAACTAAATAGGTGTACCGttataaaacacaactacttAAACATAAGGCCGTCAAGGACAGCTTGCGCTCTCACGCACGAGTCCATGGCGCGATGAAGAATGGACTCTAGCGCGATAGcacaagttgtgctaaaccgtAAGGAATAAAGTGAAAGCATGACAGCTAAACTGTGTTTTGTTTCTTAGTCTCTAATAGTTTTACGTGAAACGTCAGGTAAAGGTTTTCAAAAACCTATAAGCAAAAGCCGCGTGAAGTTTTAAGTACCTAGATGCACTACATGCATGTACATGTATGCATGTGCGTGTACTATGTGAGGTGTGTAATAAAGAGTTATTGTACATGCTAAACACAGCATATCGTCGATAAAGCCAATCAAGctgccaaatattgaaaagcCAAAAATTtgcaagaaatatccaaactttaatagagaacaTTGGCTTTACTCCACCAGTTAGGGATctagtagtacatctgatagtGTTAAAGAAACAAGCCAACGAAGACTGAGAGGCATTTTTGTGTTGGATGatgtattattaataaataaataataaataaataaatattggggacaccttacacaaatcaacttagccccaaactaagcaaagcttgtactatgggtgctaagcgacgatatacatactttagataaatacgtacttatatacatagacaacagccatgactcaggaacaaatatctgtgctcatcacacaaataaatgcccttaccgggattcgaacccaggaccgcggctcagcaggcagggtcactaccgactgagccagaccggtcgtcgtcattattttcttgtatgtgggtagtttcTGCATATTGTAATTATTCATTAGTCACccattgaccacgaacgctgtaatacagggtggcccaaaaatacgttgacaaacgtttgtataattatttttccgtccttacacgaatgattgtcctacaaattaaaatgtgaaacctCAATAATTTTTGATCAAATAAATCGAATCGTCTTCAAAATATCCTCCTTTAGTTTTGAAGTATTAACGCAATTATTAGAACAAAAAATTAacgatatgccgctgcacctctagTATGACTTTCGTCTAACTTATTGCACATATAGCTTGTAAAATATCCTAATTATTGTAATCAATAAACTAGCTGGGTTTGAAGATTGATTGATAAagtataatttatagttttaagttaggtgaatttacgtaagtaggctgaaacgtatcgaGCTTATGAATCTGGGAAAAATGTCTTTAAACAATAGGTCTACATTGCAAACCTTGCGAAATGGACATAaatgctgttgaaatatccatggtgaatgtagaaatatacaatatatataggcgcaaaaaatattttcggtaacttcgatattttggttcatttcaacatttccctattctttatcaacgtaattttgggccaccctgtagtACGGGAATTCGGGATGTTTTGTTATCATGTGATGATTCATGCTTTTATAAATTTTCGGGGCACACAATAATTATTCattttacaagagggcaaagttgttcgaccccaagtaacattttagtgctataattttggttttcgacgccaaaagctactatagatgtcgtataaaggttttcggcgtgaccgcttgtcgtataaaagcctccagtaacaccttttagctctataagcttataccgctacaaggtgttattaggaagtgatgtaaacgtttatatcaccattttatagagccgctataggcctggtctataacaagatcaaatatgactactatagatctatattattgtataatagtgttaggaatcactgctatgcaatcaatttgcgctattaaggttcccgacaagccgctatagttgttgcgttatacagctaataggtgttattaggaagtgatgtaaacgtttatatcaccattttatagagccgctataggcctggtctataacaggatcaaatatgactactatataacaatattattatataatggtgttagaaatcactgttatgcaatcaatttgcgctattaaggttcccgacaaaccgctatagttgttgcattatacagctaaaaggtgttattaggaagtgatgtaaacgtttatatcaccattttatagagccgctataggcctggtgtataacaggatcaaatatgactactatagaacaatattattatataatggtgttagaaatcactgttaagcaatcaatttacgctattaaggttcccgacaagccgctatagttgttgtgttatacagctaaaaggtgttattaggaagcgatgtaaacgtttatatcaccattttatagagccgctataggcctggtctataacaggatcaaataacctactaaagaacaatattattgtataatagtgttaggaattactgttatgctatcaatttgcgctattaaggttcccaacaagccgcttatagtatttttagtagtcttattttaacagaaattaaaacctaactataccac
This Leguminivora glycinivorella isolate SPB_JAAS2020 chromosome 24, LegGlyc_1.1, whole genome shotgun sequence DNA region includes the following protein-coding sequences:
- the LOC125238925 gene encoding chorion class high-cysteine HCB protein 12-like gives rise to the protein MAFKVVVLCAALLLVQAISAQKCGCSCGSYGGSSNVYANSINIPTSGGDFLITSIGPISPSGIAVSSDLSLDGNLDVSGELPYLSAVQFSGEYDTSGSTCVDYSCGSCGNVAITSVQGGSGCGCGCRR
- the LOC125238934 gene encoding chorion class high-cysteine HCA protein 12-like; this translates as MSPYAVLVLCIQICLIQSVFSQSYGCCGSSSGSYGISSGSYGGGCGSYGGQGCGQVGVDGIIQACGNTCVQGSVPVIGEVCFDGCVDACGSVSVCGQCCGCGCN